A segment of the Bacillus pseudomycoides genome:
CATCTACTTTTGAAAACACGTAATTATATATTAGGGTTCGAGCTTCACGACTTATTCCTCTCCGCCAAAATTCACGTGCAATTCGCTGTGCTTCTGAAGTAACCACTAAACCATTATTTTCATTCCTTGTTGGTACAGCAATCCAATATATCCCTACCATTCGTCTCGACTTTTTAATATAGCTGACCAAGCAACAATATTTTCTAGGTCTTTATATGTTTCTAGCAACTTCTTAATTTCATTAGCATCTATAGGAACTGTGTTTCCAGTCCAATCATGCATTTTTGGATCTTTCATTATCGTATACCACTGTTTATAATCCTTTTCTGGTTCTATCGGACGCAATAATATCGTCGTTCCTTCTAAGATGGGTACTGTTGTAAAATCCATACATTACCACCCTTTTTAATGATTAAGATATAAAACAATCCTCCACTTACACCAAATAGAATGAGCCGTCTAGTTTATTTATTCTCTAACACAAAAAAGAAAGGTCTGAACGAAGTATACATTCAGACCTTTCCTTCTTAATCTTCCATCGTTGATAAATCGCCTGTTGGTAAGTTTAACTCCCAAGCTTTTAACACACGGCGCATAATTTTACCACTTCTCGTTTTCGGTAATTTATCACGGAATTCAATTTGTCTTGGCGCTGCATGAGCTGCAAGGCCCTTTTTCACAAATTGGCGAATTTCTTCTTTTAATTCATCAGATGCTTCGTATCCTGCGCGCAGCGCGATAAATGCTTTAATAATTTCGCCGCGCACTGGGTCTGGAATACCGATTACCCCAGCTTCTGCTACTGCAGGGTGCTCAATTAATTTACTTTCTACTTCAAATGGACCAACGCGCTCACCAGACGTCATGATTACATCATCAATACGCCCTTGGAACCAAAAGTATCCATCTTCATCCATATAAGCAGAGTCACCTGATACATACCAATCTCCTGGCATGAAGTAAGACTCATATTTTTGCGGGTTGTTCCAAACAGCGCGCATCATTGATGGCCACCCTTTAGCAATTGCTAAATTACCCATTGTGTATGGTGGCACTTCATTACCTTCATTATCAACAATCGCTGCCTTCACACCTGGAATTGGTTTTCCCATTGATCCTGGACGAATTTCCATACAAGGATAATTACAAATCACTTGTGCACCAGTTTCTGTCATCCACCATGTGTCATGAATACGAAGACCAAATGCGTTCATTCCCCAGCGAATGACTTCTGGATTTAATGGTTCCCCAACACTTAACACGTGGCGTAGTGCCGCTAAATCATATTTCTTAATTGCTTCTTCACCAGCTCCCATAAGCATACGGAATGCTGTTGGCGCACTATACCAAACTGTTACACCATAGTCTTGCAACGCTTCGTACCATGCCTCTGGACTAAAACGTCCTCCTAAAATGACATTTGAGCCACCTACTAACCACGGCGCAAAAATACCGTAAGCAGTTCCTGTTACCCAACCTGGGTCAGCCGTGCACCAATATACATCATCTTCTTTTAAATCCAGCACCCATTTTGCTGTTTGATAGTGCTGCACCATTGCATTTTGCGCATGAAGAACTCCTTTTGGCTTCCCTGTAGAACCGGAAGTATAATGAAGAATTAATCCATCTTCGCGATCTAACCATTCAATTTGCAGTTTGTTAGAAGCTTGTTTGAATAATGGATTAAACGCTACAATCTTTCCGCCTTCTTCTACATTATCACCAACAAGAAAGACTGTTTTTAATGCTGGTAAATCATTTAATGGTACGCGCTCTAACAATTCAGGTGTTGTAATTAACACCTTTGCTTCACTATCTTCTAGGCGATCTCGTACTGCTCCTTCCATAAATGCTTCAAATAAAGGACCAACAATTGCCCCTAATTTGACTGCACCAAGAAGCGCAAAATATAATTCTGGTGAACGCGGCATGAAAATAAAAACGCGATCGCCTTTTTCAACATCACCATAGTTTTTCAGGACATTTCCTGCTTTATTGGAGAACTCCTTCATTTCTTTAAATGTATATTTCTCTTTGCGCGCTCCATCTTGATAATACAGAGCTACTTTATTTTTCCGAGCAGATTTCGCATGTTTATCAATTGTCTCATACGCCATATTTACTCGGCCAGTTTCATACCAAGAAAAGTTTTTATTCACCTCTTCCCAGTTAAAACCCGCATATGTTTCTTCATAGTTCAACAAATTATTTTCTCCTTTAATAACTGGAAGCGTTTCTACTTTCATACTTTACATCCCCCTCCTATGTATTCTATTATAATAATATTATTTAAAATTTTCAGTATATTTGTTGATTTTTAGACAAATTTTTACTGACAAAATTCGATTCACATCGCATATATTATAAAGTACGATTATAGTAGATTCACAAACCCTCAAGGTGGTGAGCAAAACATTGATTCATAAAAAAATATATAATGCAAGAAGCTTAAAAACAGCTAAAGGGACTTTAATTATTGAAGGTCCTGTCTCTACACATAATCTTGAAATGTATGAGTTCCATCCAGACTTAATTGCGTTTCGTCCTGCCAAGCAGCAGTATAAAGCAATTGTCGAAATTTCTAAATTACCCGAAGCTCGTCTCATTATTGCGAGACAGGATCGAACAATTGTCGGATATGTTACATACTTATATCCCGATCCACTAGAAAGATGGTCAGAAGGAAAGATGGAGAATTTAATTGAACTCGGGGCAATTGAAGTCATTCCAGCATTCCGTGGGTGCTCAGTTGGAAAAAATCTATTAGAAGTTTCTATGATGGATGATCATATGGAAGATTATATTATATTAACGACTGAATATTATTGGCACTGGGATTTAAAACAAACTGGTTTAAATGTTTGGGAATACCGAAAAGTGATGGAGAAAATGATGAATGCTGGCGGCTTAGAATGGATGGCAACGGACGACCCAGAAATTTGTTCTCATCCCGCTAACTGCTTAATGGTTCGCATCGGTAAGCGCGTTGATACAAACTCCATTCAAGCATTTGACCGCTTACGCTTTCAAAATCGTTTTATGTATTAAGAAAGGGGGCATATGAAGTGATTGTAGAAGAAATTATGAATCATGACGTGATTACACTACGTCCAGATGACACAATCGAAACCGCAATTCGCACAATCCGTACAAAGGGCATTCGTCATATTCCAATTGTTGGGCATAACAACAACGTAGTCGGTATTATTTCTGACCGTGACGTACGTGATGCAAGTCCATCCATTCTCGATGAAGAAGTTTCAATGAATATGCTTAAACAACCTATTCAATTAATTATGAAACAGCCTGTAATGACATGCCATCCGCTTGATTTTGTTGAGGAAATTGCGACGCTATTTTTTGAAAATAAAATCGGATGCCTTCCTGTTACAAAGGGTGGTAAGCTTGTCGGAATCATATCGGAATCTACAGTATTGCATACACTCGTTAAACTAACAGGTGCCCATCAGCCAAGTTCACAAATTGAAATTCAAGTAAAAAATGAACCTGGTATTCTTGGAAAAGTAGTTGCGATTTTTAGTGAATTACACATTAATATTGTGAGCGTTCTCGTCTATCCAGCAAAAGATGAGAATGATAAAGTACTCGTTTTCCGCATTCAAACGATGAATCCTCTAAGAGTGATCGAAGCGTTAGAGAAAAAAGGCTATCATGTTTTATGGCCAAATATTATGGGGATGCAGGCATGACAAATGCCTTCATCTATTCAGAGGATTTTCGGGGCTATTCCTTTAGCCCTGAACATCCCTTTAATCAGCTTCGCGTAACACTCACCTATGATTTATTAGTAAAGAGTGGATTCATTCATCCTTCTCAAGTCATTCCACCACGAATGGCGACTGATGAGGAAATTGCTTTCATTCATACAGAGGAATACATAAATGCGGTAAAACGTGCTGGGGAAGGAAAATTAGAACAATCAATCGCTATGTCATATGGTCTTGGAACAG
Coding sequences within it:
- the acsA gene encoding acetate--CoA ligase codes for the protein MKVETLPVIKGENNLLNYEETYAGFNWEEVNKNFSWYETGRVNMAYETIDKHAKSARKNKVALYYQDGARKEKYTFKEMKEFSNKAGNVLKNYGDVEKGDRVFIFMPRSPELYFALLGAVKLGAIVGPLFEAFMEGAVRDRLEDSEAKVLITTPELLERVPLNDLPALKTVFLVGDNVEEGGKIVAFNPLFKQASNKLQIEWLDREDGLILHYTSGSTGKPKGVLHAQNAMVQHYQTAKWVLDLKEDDVYWCTADPGWVTGTAYGIFAPWLVGGSNVILGGRFSPEAWYEALQDYGVTVWYSAPTAFRMLMGAGEEAIKKYDLAALRHVLSVGEPLNPEVIRWGMNAFGLRIHDTWWMTETGAQVICNYPCMEIRPGSMGKPIPGVKAAIVDNEGNEVPPYTMGNLAIAKGWPSMMRAVWNNPQKYESYFMPGDWYVSGDSAYMDEDGYFWFQGRIDDVIMTSGERVGPFEVESKLIEHPAVAEAGVIGIPDPVRGEIIKAFIALRAGYEASDELKEEIRQFVKKGLAAHAAPRQIEFRDKLPKTRSGKIMRRVLKAWELNLPTGDLSTMED
- the acuA gene encoding acetoin utilization protein acetyltransferase AcuA — protein: MIHKKIYNARSLKTAKGTLIIEGPVSTHNLEMYEFHPDLIAFRPAKQQYKAIVEISKLPEARLIIARQDRTIVGYVTYLYPDPLERWSEGKMENLIELGAIEVIPAFRGCSVGKNLLEVSMMDDHMEDYIILTTEYYWHWDLKQTGLNVWEYRKVMEKMMNAGGLEWMATDDPEICSHPANCLMVRIGKRVDTNSIQAFDRLRFQNRFMY
- a CDS encoding acetoin utilization AcuB family protein, encoding MIVEEIMNHDVITLRPDDTIETAIRTIRTKGIRHIPIVGHNNNVVGIISDRDVRDASPSILDEEVSMNMLKQPIQLIMKQPVMTCHPLDFVEEIATLFFENKIGCLPVTKGGKLVGIISESTVLHTLVKLTGAHQPSSQIEIQVKNEPGILGKVVAIFSELHINIVSVLVYPAKDENDKVLVFRIQTMNPLRVIEALEKKGYHVLWPNIMGMQA